The Danio rerio strain Tuebingen ecotype United States chromosome 1, GRCz12tu, whole genome shotgun sequence genome includes a region encoding these proteins:
- the zmp:0000000971 gene encoding B-cell receptor CD22-like isoform X1 encodes MGVGEMGVAMVMSIRMTPPLPLIFLLIVHGGSSTEWNVKYSPSHICALKNSSVTMSCTYTYPAGHQIKNVFWTKTTDKRDDEEFPDLSVDPEYSQRLQYLGDNQQNCTVRLSHVTKEDERMYYFRFITDKNGKWIGKIGVRLSVTDLQLESPERVTEGDSVRLTCRSSCKLTDTPTFIWYRNSQRLTEKTIEKLILDPVRREDAGRYRCAVHGHTLTSPDINLNVTYPPRNVSVSINGSAEIVSGDSVGLMCISDSNPPALNFSWFEENQSSAVGSGQSFSAVQSGRFYCEAHNPHGAQRSDAVTVTVKGPPVLFYISIGVVCGAAVFITKGIIWGIRRMKERKAKQQNPSRHQDDKRKACDVDLNQPVYENATAFQINKCEPELDSSVYENLPKNKRKP; translated from the exons ATGGGTGTTGGGGAAATGG GTGTCGCTATGGTAATGTCAATCAGAATGACTCCTCCCCTTCCTCTGATCTTCCTTCTCATTGTTCACG gaggttCAAGTACTGAATGGAATGTTAAATACAGTCCTTCACACATCTGTGCACTGAAGAACTCATCAGTGACAATGAGCTGCACTTATACATACCCTGCTGGACATCAGATCAAGAATGTGTTTTGGACCAAAACGACAGATAAAAGGGATGATGAAGAGTTTCCAGATCTGTCTGTGGACCCTGAATACAGTCAGAGGCTTCAGTATCTGGGAGATAATCAGCAGAACTGCACCGTCAGACTGAGTCATGTGACAAAGGAAGATGAACGCATGTATTATTTCAGATTCATTACTGATAAAAATGGCAAATGGATTGGTAAAATTGGAGTGCGTCTCTCTGTCACAG atCTTCAGCTGGAGTCTCCTGAGAGAGTGACAGAGGGAGATTCAGTCCGTCTGACATGTAGAAGCAGCTGTAAACTGACTGACACACCAACATTCATCTGGTACAGAAACTCACAGAGATTGACTGAGAAAACTATTGAAAAACTCATCCTTGATCCAGTGAGAAGAGAAGATGCAGGCAGATATAGATGTGCTGTACATggacacacactcacatcacCTGACATAAATCTTAATGTCACCT ACCCACCCAGGAACGTCTCAGTGTCCATTAATGGATCTGCTGAAATAGTGTCTGGAGATTCAGTGGGTCTGATGTGCATCAgtgactcaaaccctcctgctCTGAACTTCAGCTGGTTTGAGGAGAATCAAAGCTCAGCTGTTGGATCTGGACAGAGTTTCAGTGCAGTACAGAGTGGACGCTTCTACTGTGAGGCTCACAATCCACATGGAGCTCAGAGATCAGACGCAGTCACTGTCACTGTTAAAG GTCCTCCAGTGCTATTCTACATCTCCATTGGGGTGGTTTGTGGAGCTGCGGTTTTCATCACAAAGGGGATCATTTG GGGAATCAGGAGGATGAAGGAGAGAAAAGCCAAACAACAG AATCCTTCCAGACATCAGGATGACAAACGTAAAGCTTGTGATGTTGATTTAAATCAGCCTGTGTATGAGAATGCTACA GCTTTTCAAATCAACAAATGTGAACCTGAACTGGACTCTTCTGTGTATGAAAACCTTCCA AAAAACAAGAGGAAGCCATAG
- the zmp:0000000971 gene encoding B-cell receptor CD22-like isoform X2 — MVMSIRMTPPLPLIFLLIVHGGSSTEWNVKYSPSHICALKNSSVTMSCTYTYPAGHQIKNVFWTKTTDKRDDEEFPDLSVDPEYSQRLQYLGDNQQNCTVRLSHVTKEDERMYYFRFITDKNGKWIGKIGVRLSVTDLQLESPERVTEGDSVRLTCRSSCKLTDTPTFIWYRNSQRLTEKTIEKLILDPVRREDAGRYRCAVHGHTLTSPDINLNVTYPPRNVSVSINGSAEIVSGDSVGLMCISDSNPPALNFSWFEENQSSAVGSGQSFSAVQSGRFYCEAHNPHGAQRSDAVTVTVKGPPVLFYISIGVVCGAAVFITKGIIWGIRRMKERKAKQQNPSRHQDDKRKACDVDLNQPVYENATAFQINKCEPELDSSVYENLPKNKRKP, encoded by the exons ATGGTAATGTCAATCAGAATGACTCCTCCCCTTCCTCTGATCTTCCTTCTCATTGTTCACG gaggttCAAGTACTGAATGGAATGTTAAATACAGTCCTTCACACATCTGTGCACTGAAGAACTCATCAGTGACAATGAGCTGCACTTATACATACCCTGCTGGACATCAGATCAAGAATGTGTTTTGGACCAAAACGACAGATAAAAGGGATGATGAAGAGTTTCCAGATCTGTCTGTGGACCCTGAATACAGTCAGAGGCTTCAGTATCTGGGAGATAATCAGCAGAACTGCACCGTCAGACTGAGTCATGTGACAAAGGAAGATGAACGCATGTATTATTTCAGATTCATTACTGATAAAAATGGCAAATGGATTGGTAAAATTGGAGTGCGTCTCTCTGTCACAG atCTTCAGCTGGAGTCTCCTGAGAGAGTGACAGAGGGAGATTCAGTCCGTCTGACATGTAGAAGCAGCTGTAAACTGACTGACACACCAACATTCATCTGGTACAGAAACTCACAGAGATTGACTGAGAAAACTATTGAAAAACTCATCCTTGATCCAGTGAGAAGAGAAGATGCAGGCAGATATAGATGTGCTGTACATggacacacactcacatcacCTGACATAAATCTTAATGTCACCT ACCCACCCAGGAACGTCTCAGTGTCCATTAATGGATCTGCTGAAATAGTGTCTGGAGATTCAGTGGGTCTGATGTGCATCAgtgactcaaaccctcctgctCTGAACTTCAGCTGGTTTGAGGAGAATCAAAGCTCAGCTGTTGGATCTGGACAGAGTTTCAGTGCAGTACAGAGTGGACGCTTCTACTGTGAGGCTCACAATCCACATGGAGCTCAGAGATCAGACGCAGTCACTGTCACTGTTAAAG GTCCTCCAGTGCTATTCTACATCTCCATTGGGGTGGTTTGTGGAGCTGCGGTTTTCATCACAAAGGGGATCATTTG GGGAATCAGGAGGATGAAGGAGAGAAAAGCCAAACAACAG AATCCTTCCAGACATCAGGATGACAAACGTAAAGCTTGTGATGTTGATTTAAATCAGCCTGTGTATGAGAATGCTACA GCTTTTCAAATCAACAAATGTGAACCTGAACTGGACTCTTCTGTGTATGAAAACCTTCCA AAAAACAAGAGGAAGCCATAG
- the LOC100006752 gene encoding B-cell receptor CD22 isoform X2: MSLRMCEGHDWFHPDHFYSYVSLVVGVGEMGVAVVMLVRMAPPLPLIFLLMIHMVSSADWGVNYSSLHICAVKDSSVIISCTYKYPTVHQLMKVFWTKDPVKGAEFLDLSEDPEYSQRLQYLGDKQQNCTVRLSHVTEKDKHEYYFRIITDVREERWIGKPGVILSVTDLQLESPERVTEGDSVHLTCRSSCNLTDTPTFIWYRNSHTLTKEMIGDKLILDPVRREDAGRYRCAVHGHTLTSPEVYLNVTYPPRNVSVSTNYSGQLWLNSVSLMCISDSNPPALSFSWFEENQSSAVGSGQSFSAVQSGRFYCEAHNPHGAQRSDAVTVTVKGPRELFYICFGVVCGAAVFITMGIIWGIRRMKERKAKQQLDCSRRQDDKRKACDVDQPVYENATALQNGSDHCKPELDSSVYENLPNN, encoded by the exons ATGTCATTGAGAATGTGTGAAGGCCACGACTGGTTTCATCCAGATCATTTTTACAGCTACGTATCACTGGTTGTGGGTGTTGGTGAAATGG gtgttgcTGTGGTGATGTTGGTGAGAATGGCTCCTCCCCTTCCTCTGATCTTCCTACTCATGATTCACA TGGTTTCTAGTGCTGATTGGGGTGTGAATTACAGTTCTTTACACATCTGTGCAGTAAAAGATTCCTCAGTGATAATAAGCTGCACTTATAAATATCCTACTGTACATCAGTTGATGAAAGTGTTCTGGACCAAAGACCCTGTAAAGGGAGCAGAGTTTCTAGATCTGTCGGAGGATCCTGAATACAGTCAGAGGCTTCAGTATCTGGGAGATAAACAGCAGAACTGCACCGTCAGACTGAGTCATGTGACAGAGAAAGATAAACATGAGTATTACTTCAGAATCATTACAGATGTAAGGGAAGAAAGATGGATTGGTAAACCAGGAGTGATTCTCTCAGTCACAG atCTTCAGCTGGAGTCTCCTGAGAGAGTGACAGAGGGAGATTCAGTCCATCTGACATGTAGAAGCAGCTGTAATCTGACTGACACACCAACATTCATCTGGTACAGAAACTCACACACATTGACTAAAGAAATGATTGGAGACAAACTCATCCTGGACCCAGTCAGAAGAGAAGACGCAGGCAGATATAGATGTGCTGTACATggacacacactcacatcacCTGAGGTCTATCTCAATGTCACCT ATCCGCCAAGGAACGTCTCAGTGTCCACCAATTATTCTGGTCAGCTTTGGTTAAATTCAGTGAGTCTGATGTGCATCAgtgactcaaaccctcctgctCTGAGCTTCAGCTGGTTTGAGGAGAATCAAAGCTCAGCTGTTGGATCTGGACAGAGTTTCAGTGCAGTACAGAGTGGACGCTTCTACTGTGAGGCTCACAATCCACATGGAGCTCAGAGATCAGACGCCGTCACTGTCACTGTTAAAG GACCTCGAGAGCTATTCTACATCTGCTTTGGGGTGGTTTGTGGAGCTGCGGTTTTCATCACAATGGGGATCATTTG GGGAATCAGGAGGATGAAGGAGAGAAAAGCCAAACAACAG CTGGATTGTTCCAGACGTCAGGATGACAAGCGTAAAGCTTGTGATGTTGATCAGCCTGTGTATGAGAATGCAACG GCTCTTCAAAACGGCTCTGACCACTGTAAACCTGAACTGGACTCTTCTGTCTATGAAAACCTTCCA AATAACTAG
- the LOC100006752 gene encoding B-cell receptor CD22 isoform X1: MSLRMCEGHDWFHPDHFYSYVSLVVGVGEMGVAVVMLVRMAPPLPLIFLLMIHMVSSADWGVNYSSLHICAVKDSSVIISCTYKYPTVHQLMKVFWTKDPVKGAEFLDLSEDPEYSQRLQYLGDKQQNCTVRLSHVTEKDKHEYYFRIITDVREERWIGKPGVILSVTDLQLESPERVTEGDSVHLTCRSSCNLTDTPTFIWYRNSHTLTKEMIGDKLILDPVRREDAGRYRCAVHGHTLTSPEVYLNVTYPPRNVSVSTNYSGQLWLNSVSLMCISDSNPPALSFSWFEENQSSAVGSGQSFSAVQSGRFYCEAHNPHGAQRSDAVTVTVKGPRELFYICFGVVCGAAVFITMGIIWGIRRMKERKAKQQVRKQLDCSRRQDDKRKACDVDQPVYENATALQNGSDHCKPELDSSVYENLPNN; this comes from the exons ATGTCATTGAGAATGTGTGAAGGCCACGACTGGTTTCATCCAGATCATTTTTACAGCTACGTATCACTGGTTGTGGGTGTTGGTGAAATGG gtgttgcTGTGGTGATGTTGGTGAGAATGGCTCCTCCCCTTCCTCTGATCTTCCTACTCATGATTCACA TGGTTTCTAGTGCTGATTGGGGTGTGAATTACAGTTCTTTACACATCTGTGCAGTAAAAGATTCCTCAGTGATAATAAGCTGCACTTATAAATATCCTACTGTACATCAGTTGATGAAAGTGTTCTGGACCAAAGACCCTGTAAAGGGAGCAGAGTTTCTAGATCTGTCGGAGGATCCTGAATACAGTCAGAGGCTTCAGTATCTGGGAGATAAACAGCAGAACTGCACCGTCAGACTGAGTCATGTGACAGAGAAAGATAAACATGAGTATTACTTCAGAATCATTACAGATGTAAGGGAAGAAAGATGGATTGGTAAACCAGGAGTGATTCTCTCAGTCACAG atCTTCAGCTGGAGTCTCCTGAGAGAGTGACAGAGGGAGATTCAGTCCATCTGACATGTAGAAGCAGCTGTAATCTGACTGACACACCAACATTCATCTGGTACAGAAACTCACACACATTGACTAAAGAAATGATTGGAGACAAACTCATCCTGGACCCAGTCAGAAGAGAAGACGCAGGCAGATATAGATGTGCTGTACATggacacacactcacatcacCTGAGGTCTATCTCAATGTCACCT ATCCGCCAAGGAACGTCTCAGTGTCCACCAATTATTCTGGTCAGCTTTGGTTAAATTCAGTGAGTCTGATGTGCATCAgtgactcaaaccctcctgctCTGAGCTTCAGCTGGTTTGAGGAGAATCAAAGCTCAGCTGTTGGATCTGGACAGAGTTTCAGTGCAGTACAGAGTGGACGCTTCTACTGTGAGGCTCACAATCCACATGGAGCTCAGAGATCAGACGCCGTCACTGTCACTGTTAAAG GACCTCGAGAGCTATTCTACATCTGCTTTGGGGTGGTTTGTGGAGCTGCGGTTTTCATCACAATGGGGATCATTTG GGGAATCAGGAGGATGAAGGAGAGAAAAGCCAAACAACAGGTCAGAAAACAG CTGGATTGTTCCAGACGTCAGGATGACAAGCGTAAAGCTTGTGATGTTGATCAGCCTGTGTATGAGAATGCAACG GCTCTTCAAAACGGCTCTGACCACTGTAAACCTGAACTGGACTCTTCTGTCTATGAAAACCTTCCA AATAACTAG
- the LOC100006752 gene encoding B-cell receptor CD22 isoform X3, whose product MSLRMCEGHDWFHPDHFYSYVSLVVGVGEMGVAVVMLVRMAPPLPLIFLLMIHMVSSADWGVNYSSLHICAVKDSSVIISCTYKYPTVHQLMKVFWTKDPVKGAEFLDLSEDPEYSQRLQYLGDKQQNCTVRLSHVTEKDKHEYYFRIITDVREERWIGKPGVILSVTDLQLESPERVTEGDSVHLTCRSSCNLTDTPTFIWYRNSHTLTKEMIGDKLILDPVRREDAGRYRCAVHGHTLTSPEVYLNVTYPPRNVSVSTNYSGQLWLNSVSLMCISDSNPPALSFSWFEENQSSAVGSGQSFSAVQSGRFYCEAHNPHGAQRSDAVTVTVKGPRELFYICFGVVCGAAVFITMGIIWGIRRMKERKAKQQLDCSRRQDDKRKACDVDQPVYENATALQNGSDHCKPELDSSVYENLPVS is encoded by the exons ATGTCATTGAGAATGTGTGAAGGCCACGACTGGTTTCATCCAGATCATTTTTACAGCTACGTATCACTGGTTGTGGGTGTTGGTGAAATGG gtgttgcTGTGGTGATGTTGGTGAGAATGGCTCCTCCCCTTCCTCTGATCTTCCTACTCATGATTCACA TGGTTTCTAGTGCTGATTGGGGTGTGAATTACAGTTCTTTACACATCTGTGCAGTAAAAGATTCCTCAGTGATAATAAGCTGCACTTATAAATATCCTACTGTACATCAGTTGATGAAAGTGTTCTGGACCAAAGACCCTGTAAAGGGAGCAGAGTTTCTAGATCTGTCGGAGGATCCTGAATACAGTCAGAGGCTTCAGTATCTGGGAGATAAACAGCAGAACTGCACCGTCAGACTGAGTCATGTGACAGAGAAAGATAAACATGAGTATTACTTCAGAATCATTACAGATGTAAGGGAAGAAAGATGGATTGGTAAACCAGGAGTGATTCTCTCAGTCACAG atCTTCAGCTGGAGTCTCCTGAGAGAGTGACAGAGGGAGATTCAGTCCATCTGACATGTAGAAGCAGCTGTAATCTGACTGACACACCAACATTCATCTGGTACAGAAACTCACACACATTGACTAAAGAAATGATTGGAGACAAACTCATCCTGGACCCAGTCAGAAGAGAAGACGCAGGCAGATATAGATGTGCTGTACATggacacacactcacatcacCTGAGGTCTATCTCAATGTCACCT ATCCGCCAAGGAACGTCTCAGTGTCCACCAATTATTCTGGTCAGCTTTGGTTAAATTCAGTGAGTCTGATGTGCATCAgtgactcaaaccctcctgctCTGAGCTTCAGCTGGTTTGAGGAGAATCAAAGCTCAGCTGTTGGATCTGGACAGAGTTTCAGTGCAGTACAGAGTGGACGCTTCTACTGTGAGGCTCACAATCCACATGGAGCTCAGAGATCAGACGCCGTCACTGTCACTGTTAAAG GACCTCGAGAGCTATTCTACATCTGCTTTGGGGTGGTTTGTGGAGCTGCGGTTTTCATCACAATGGGGATCATTTG GGGAATCAGGAGGATGAAGGAGAGAAAAGCCAAACAACAG CTGGATTGTTCCAGACGTCAGGATGACAAGCGTAAAGCTTGTGATGTTGATCAGCCTGTGTATGAGAATGCAACG GCTCTTCAAAACGGCTCTGACCACTGTAAACCTGAACTGGACTCTTCTGTCTATGAAAACCTTCCAGTAAGTTAA
- the zgc:171470 gene encoding uncharacterized protein LOC565848 precursor — protein sequence MVMSVSMSPPLPLIFLLMIHMVSSADWAVTYSSSHICALKDSSVIMSCTFKYPTGHQIMKVFWNKDFVEHRDELADLSEHPEYSQRLQYLGDKQQNCTVKLSLVTKKDEHMYYFRFITDQPGGKWAGYPGVRLSVTDLQLESPERVTEGDSVRLTCRSSCNLTDTPTFIWYRNSERMIERSSELLLHSVRREDAGRYRCAVHGHTLTSPEIYLNVMYPPKSVSVSISGSAVIVSGDSVTLNCSSDSNPPAEISWFKGETSVGSGRIFNISKISSGDSGEYKCRARNALGEKYSDPVTLDVQYPPMNVSVSISGSAVIMSGHSVTLSCSSDSNPPAQISWFKGETLVGFGRIFSISKIRCRARNVHGEKYSDPVTLD from the exons ATGGTGATGTCGGTCAGTATGAGTCCTCCTCTTCCTCTGATCTTCCTGCTCATGATTCACA TGGTTTCTAGTGCTGATTGGGCTGTGACTTACAGTTCTTCACACATCTGTGCACTAAAAGACTCATCAGTGATAATGAGCTGCACTTTTAAATACCCTACTGGACATCAGATCATGAAAGTGTTCTGGAACAAAGACTTTGTAGAACATCGAGACGAGCTTGCAGATCTGTCTGAGCACCCTGAATACAGTCAGAGGCTTCAGTATCTGGGAGATAAACAGCAGAACTGCACCGTCAAACTGAGTCTTGTGACAAAGAAAGATGAACACATGTATTATTTCAGATTCATTACTGATCAACCTGGTGGGAAATGGGCTGGTTATCCAGGAGTGCGTCTCTCTGTCACAG atCTTCAGCTGGAGTCTCCTGAGAGAGTGACAGAGGGAGATTCAGTCCGTCTGACATGTAGGAGCAGCTGTAATCTGACTGACACACCAACATTCATCTGGTACAGAAACTCAGAGAGAATGATTGAGAGAAGCAGTGAACTCCTGCTGCATTCAGTCAGAAGAGAAGATGCAGGCAGATATAGATGTGCTGTACATggacacacactcacatcacCTGAGATCTATCTCAATGTCATGT ATCCTCCAAAGAGCGTCTCAGTGTCCATCAGTGGATCTGCTGTAATAGTGTCTggagattcagtgactctgaactgcagcagtgactcaaaccctcctgcagAAATCAGCTGGTTTAAAGGAGAAACATCTGTAGGATCTGGAAGAATCTTCAACATCTCCAAGATCAGCTCTGGTGACAGTGGAGAATACAAGTGTAGAGCCAGAAATGCACTAGGAGAGAAATACTCTGATCCTGTGACTTTAGATGTGCAGT ACCCGCCAATGAACGTCTCAGTGTCCATCAGTGGATCTGCTGTAATAATGTCTGGACattcagtgactctgagctgcagcagtgactcaaaccctcctgcaCAAATCAGCTGGTTTAAAGGAGAAACACTTGTAGGATTTGGAAGAATCTTCAGCATCTCCAAGATCAGATGTAGAGCCAGAAATGTGCATGGAGAGAAATACTCTGATCCTGTGACTTTAGATTAA
- the zgc:171470 gene encoding uncharacterized protein isoform X1 — protein sequence MSGLSEDTSHERSFVKSALSKFDDVTTLIPEPVKLGEFVAMVMSVSMSPPLPLIFLLMIHMVSSADWAVTYSSSHICALKDSSVIMSCTFKYPTGHQIMKVFWNKDFVEHRDELADLSEHPEYSQRLQYLGDKQQNCTVKLSLVTKKDEHMYYFRFITDQPGGKWAGYPGVRLSVTDLQLESPERVTEGDSVRLTCRSSCNLTDTPTFIWYRNSERMIERSSELLLHSVRREDAGRYRCAVHGHTLTSPEIYLNVMYPPKSVSVSISGSAVIVSGDSVTLNCSSDSNPPAEISWFKGETSVGSGRIFNISKISSGDSGEYKCRARNALGEKYSDPVTLDVQYPPMNVSVSISGSAVIMSGHSVTLSCSSDSNPPAQISWFKGETLVGFGRIFSISKIRCRARNVHGEKYSDPVTLD from the exons atgtctggtttgtccgaaGACACAAGCCACGAGCgttcctttgtcaaatcagcgttgtcaaaatttgatgatgtaaccacactgattccggagcctgtGAAGCTTGGTGAAT TTGTTGCAATGGTGATGTCGGTCAGTATGAGTCCTCCTCTTCCTCTGATCTTCCTGCTCATGATTCACA TGGTTTCTAGTGCTGATTGGGCTGTGACTTACAGTTCTTCACACATCTGTGCACTAAAAGACTCATCAGTGATAATGAGCTGCACTTTTAAATACCCTACTGGACATCAGATCATGAAAGTGTTCTGGAACAAAGACTTTGTAGAACATCGAGACGAGCTTGCAGATCTGTCTGAGCACCCTGAATACAGTCAGAGGCTTCAGTATCTGGGAGATAAACAGCAGAACTGCACCGTCAAACTGAGTCTTGTGACAAAGAAAGATGAACACATGTATTATTTCAGATTCATTACTGATCAACCTGGTGGGAAATGGGCTGGTTATCCAGGAGTGCGTCTCTCTGTCACAG atCTTCAGCTGGAGTCTCCTGAGAGAGTGACAGAGGGAGATTCAGTCCGTCTGACATGTAGGAGCAGCTGTAATCTGACTGACACACCAACATTCATCTGGTACAGAAACTCAGAGAGAATGATTGAGAGAAGCAGTGAACTCCTGCTGCATTCAGTCAGAAGAGAAGATGCAGGCAGATATAGATGTGCTGTACATggacacacactcacatcacCTGAGATCTATCTCAATGTCATGT ATCCTCCAAAGAGCGTCTCAGTGTCCATCAGTGGATCTGCTGTAATAGTGTCTggagattcagtgactctgaactgcagcagtgactcaaaccctcctgcagAAATCAGCTGGTTTAAAGGAGAAACATCTGTAGGATCTGGAAGAATCTTCAACATCTCCAAGATCAGCTCTGGTGACAGTGGAGAATACAAGTGTAGAGCCAGAAATGCACTAGGAGAGAAATACTCTGATCCTGTGACTTTAGATGTGCAGT ACCCGCCAATGAACGTCTCAGTGTCCATCAGTGGATCTGCTGTAATAATGTCTGGACattcagtgactctgagctgcagcagtgactcaaaccctcctgcaCAAATCAGCTGGTTTAAAGGAGAAACACTTGTAGGATTTGGAAGAATCTTCAGCATCTCCAAGATCAGATGTAGAGCCAGAAATGTGCATGGAGAGAAATACTCTGATCCTGTGACTTTAGATTAA